Proteins encoded within one genomic window of Panicum virgatum strain AP13 chromosome 1N, P.virgatum_v5, whole genome shotgun sequence:
- the LOC120655357 gene encoding uncharacterized protein LOC120655357 isoform X2 has product MFHVWRAVRWWDEWQLRILVLGSLCLQWFLLLVAPMRKYTIPRCLRGCIWLAYISSDALAIYALATLFNRHARASASTGTSCAVGMANILEVLWAPILLIHLGGQEELTAYTIEDNELWTRHTVTLVSQVAVALYAFYKSWPASSDWKLLASAILLFVIGVASFSEKPWALNRASINRLASVSAKIQGTKKPSKWGVYLDDLVFSDWYKCFTMSSSREAGGDGHWYNCFRGDDPSSSKGTPGDDGEVLSKVDKVYMILSDLSLLAAADDLKLRGMDKKGDEVLRPLGTSARKEMRRWLRGAFGFIYTRANVVVHPAYLTYHVLVAPVLHVAALALFATSDKRRYSRADVKTTYVLMCFTAALDVLAVFIRQLLYKAMSSCPALCETVPGYNLVDAAVRRAHRGVGLLLRCAAHAGCKEEDFDCNAGEKYATYETVSTTVMGDLADARGRDLASYRSFHFLHRRHIIPYPDDADMERAHAPAWTNWALSKELQEMCGPRMRRSLRGSFDRSIVVWHIATDLCFRTDPNNPRVQLNSDARSNAASSGSGLPPWCCPPLFLQAGQGRRAGAAAGNAALGSPSYDEVLRNFMSCAASISDYMAHLLNYHPEMLLTGSRQHLVTEAIREMEDILHHDITMYKGDSHGRTGEQPSTEVLNRIIEVYSEWRPASKKLRINRSRNKVDLPGEEAAAATGGAADEEEVSLFHIPQACRVAKELREIEDADVRWHLMYRVWLGMLCYSASMCRGYLHAKSLGEGGEFLSYLWLVLSLRGAETLADKLQMPEGDDYDDELLADDDDTPNQQERRRF; this is encoded by the exons ATgtttcatgtttggagggcggTGCGATGGTGGGATGAGTGGCAGCTGCGCATCCTCGTCCTCGGCAGCCTGTGCCTCCAGTGGTTCCTCCTGCTGGTCGCCCCCATGCGCAAGTACACCATCCCGCGCTGCCTGAGAGGATGCATCTGGCTGGCCTACATCAGCAGCGATGCCCTGGCCATCTACGCTCTGGCCACCCTCTTCAACCGCCACGCCCGGGCGAGCGCCAGCACGGGCACCAGCTGCGCCGTGGGCATGGCCAACATCCTGGAGGTCCTGTGGGCCCCCATCCTCCTCATCCACCTCGGTGGCCAGGAGGAGCTCACCGCCTACACCATCGAGGACAACGAGCTGTGGACGAGGCACACCGTGACCCTAGTGTCGCAGGTCGCGGTCGCCCTCTACGCGTTCTACAAGTCCTGGCCGGCCTCCAGCGACTGGAAGCTGCTGGCCTCGGCCATCCTGCTCTTCGTCATCGGCGTCGCCAGCTTCAGCGAGAAGCCGTGGGCCCTCAACAGGGCAAGCATCAACAGGCTGGCCTCCGTGTCGGCCAAGATCCAGGGAACCAAGAAGCCTTCCAAGTGGGGGGTTTACCTGGACGACCTTGTCTTCTCCGACTGGTACAAATGCTTCACCATGTCGTCGTCCCgggaggcgggcggcgatgGGCATTGGTACAACTGCTTCAGGGGCGACGACCCATCATCATCTAAGGGGACGCCGGGAGACGACGGAGAGGTCTTGTCAAAAGTAGACAAGGTCTACATGATCCTTTCGGACCTGTCCCTGCTAGCAGCTGCCGATGACCTCAAACTACGAGGCATGGACAAAAAGGGGGACGAGGTCCTCCGGCCCCTGGGCACGAGCGCGCGCAAGGAGATGCGGCGCTGGCTGCGCGGCGCCTTCGGGTTCATCTACACCCGCGCCAACGTGGTCGTCCACCCCGCGTACCTGACCTACCACGTGCTGGTGGCTCCGGTCCTGCACGTCGCCGCGCTCGCGCTGTTCGCGACGAGCGACAAGCGCCGGTACAGCCGCGCCGACGTGAAGACGACGTACGTCCTCATGTGCTTCACCGCCGCGCTGGACGTGCTGGCGGTGTTCATTCGCCAGCTGCTCTACAAGGCCATGTCCAGCTGCCCGGCGCTGTGCGAGACGGTGCCCGGCTACAACCTGGTCGACGCCGCCGTCCGCAGGGCGCACAGGGGCGTCGGCTTGCTGCTCAGGTGCGCTGCGCACGCCGGCTGCAAGGAGGAGGATTTCGACTGCAACGCCGGCGAGAAGTACGCCACGTACGAGACGGTGTCCACGACGGTCATGGGTGATCTGGCCGATGCTAGGGGGCGCGACCTTGCCAGTTACAGGTCCTTCCACTTCCTCCACAGGAGGCACATTATC CCCTACCCCGACGACGCCGACATGGAGAGAGCACACGCGCCTGCTTGGACCAACTGGGCTCTGAGTAAGGAGCTGCAAGAGATGTGCGGCCCCAGGATGCGGAGGAGCCTGCGCGGGTCGTTCGACCGGAGCATTGTCGTCTGGCACATCGCCACCGACCTCTGCTTCCGCACGGACCCAAACAATCCGCGGGTGCAATTAAATTCCGATGCTCGCAGCAATGCTGCATCCTCAGGGTCAGGCCTTCCTCCATGGTGTTGCCCTCCATTATTCCTGCAGGCCGGCCAAGGGCGCCGTGCAGGTGCAGCAGCGGGGAACGCCGCACTAGGGTCGCCGTCCTACGACGAGGTCCTGCGCAATTTCATGAGCTGCGCAGCGTCCATATCCGACTACATGGCTCACCTGCTCAACTACCACCCGGAGATGCTGCTGACCGGCAGCAGGCAGCACCTGGTCACCGAAGCCATACGCGAGATGGAGGACATCCTGCACCACGACATAACAATGTACAAGGGGGATAGCCATGGCCGCACCGGCGAGCAGCCCAGCACAGAGGTCCTGAACCGTATCATCGAGGTGTACTCGGAGTGGAGGCCGGCGAGCAAGAAGCTGCGCATCAACCGGAGCAGGAACAAGGTCGACCTTCctggagaggaggcggcggcggcgacgggcggcgctgcggacgaggaggaggtaTCTCTGTTCCACATCCCCCAGGCATGCAGGGTTGCCAAGGAGCTAAGGGAGATCGAGGACGCGGACGTGCGCTGGCACCTCATGTACCGCGTGTGGCTGGGCATGCTGTGCTACTCCGCCAGCATGTGCAGGGGCTACCTGCACGCCAAGAGCTTGGGCGAAGGCGGCGAGTTCCTCTCCTACCTCTGGCTCGTCCTCTCGCTCAGAGGGGCCGAGACCTTGGCCGACAAGCTCCAGATGCCCGAGGGAGATGACTACGACGATGAACTACTTGCAGACGACGATGACACCCCGAACCAGCAGGAGCGTCGTCGGTTTTAG
- the LOC120655357 gene encoding uncharacterized protein LOC120655357 isoform X1, whose product MFHVWRAVRWWDEWQLRILVLGSLCLQWFLLLVAPMRKYTIPRCLRGCIWLAYISSDALAIYALATLFNRHARASASTGTSCAVGMANILEVLWAPILLIHLGGQEELTAYTIEDNELWTRHTVTLVSQVAVALYAFYKSWPASSDWKLLASAILLFVIGVASFSEKPWALNRASINRLASVSAKIQGTKKPSKWGVYLDDLVFSDWYKCFTMSSSREAGGDGHWYNCFRGDDPSSSKGTPGDDGEVLSKVDKVYMILSDLSLLAAADDLKLRGMDKKGDEVLRPLGTSARKEMRRWLRGAFGFIYTRANVVVHPAYLTYHVLVAPVLHVAALALFATSDKRRYSRADVKTTYVLMCFTAALDVLAVFIRQLLYKAMSSCPALCETVPGYNLVDAAVRRAHRGVGLLLRCAAHAGCKEEDFDCNAGEKYATYETVSTTVMGDLADARGRDLASYRSFHFLHRRHIIPRPPSQNQAAGGNGAATEEEIQVMMMMEDPGAALEPTNFTTDDDHRRRRPISPTSMAWPPYPDDADMERAHAPAWTNWALSKELQEMCGPRMRRSLRGSFDRSIVVWHIATDLCFRTDPNNPRVQLNSDARSNAASSGSGLPPWCCPPLFLQAGQGRRAGAAAGNAALGSPSYDEVLRNFMSCAASISDYMAHLLNYHPEMLLTGSRQHLVTEAIREMEDILHHDITMYKGDSHGRTGEQPSTEVLNRIIEVYSEWRPASKKLRINRSRNKVDLPGEEAAAATGGAADEEEVSLFHIPQACRVAKELREIEDADVRWHLMYRVWLGMLCYSASMCRGYLHAKSLGEGGEFLSYLWLVLSLRGAETLADKLQMPEGDDYDDELLADDDDTPNQQERRRF is encoded by the coding sequence ATgtttcatgtttggagggcggTGCGATGGTGGGATGAGTGGCAGCTGCGCATCCTCGTCCTCGGCAGCCTGTGCCTCCAGTGGTTCCTCCTGCTGGTCGCCCCCATGCGCAAGTACACCATCCCGCGCTGCCTGAGAGGATGCATCTGGCTGGCCTACATCAGCAGCGATGCCCTGGCCATCTACGCTCTGGCCACCCTCTTCAACCGCCACGCCCGGGCGAGCGCCAGCACGGGCACCAGCTGCGCCGTGGGCATGGCCAACATCCTGGAGGTCCTGTGGGCCCCCATCCTCCTCATCCACCTCGGTGGCCAGGAGGAGCTCACCGCCTACACCATCGAGGACAACGAGCTGTGGACGAGGCACACCGTGACCCTAGTGTCGCAGGTCGCGGTCGCCCTCTACGCGTTCTACAAGTCCTGGCCGGCCTCCAGCGACTGGAAGCTGCTGGCCTCGGCCATCCTGCTCTTCGTCATCGGCGTCGCCAGCTTCAGCGAGAAGCCGTGGGCCCTCAACAGGGCAAGCATCAACAGGCTGGCCTCCGTGTCGGCCAAGATCCAGGGAACCAAGAAGCCTTCCAAGTGGGGGGTTTACCTGGACGACCTTGTCTTCTCCGACTGGTACAAATGCTTCACCATGTCGTCGTCCCgggaggcgggcggcgatgGGCATTGGTACAACTGCTTCAGGGGCGACGACCCATCATCATCTAAGGGGACGCCGGGAGACGACGGAGAGGTCTTGTCAAAAGTAGACAAGGTCTACATGATCCTTTCGGACCTGTCCCTGCTAGCAGCTGCCGATGACCTCAAACTACGAGGCATGGACAAAAAGGGGGACGAGGTCCTCCGGCCCCTGGGCACGAGCGCGCGCAAGGAGATGCGGCGCTGGCTGCGCGGCGCCTTCGGGTTCATCTACACCCGCGCCAACGTGGTCGTCCACCCCGCGTACCTGACCTACCACGTGCTGGTGGCTCCGGTCCTGCACGTCGCCGCGCTCGCGCTGTTCGCGACGAGCGACAAGCGCCGGTACAGCCGCGCCGACGTGAAGACGACGTACGTCCTCATGTGCTTCACCGCCGCGCTGGACGTGCTGGCGGTGTTCATTCGCCAGCTGCTCTACAAGGCCATGTCCAGCTGCCCGGCGCTGTGCGAGACGGTGCCCGGCTACAACCTGGTCGACGCCGCCGTCCGCAGGGCGCACAGGGGCGTCGGCTTGCTGCTCAGGTGCGCTGCGCACGCCGGCTGCAAGGAGGAGGATTTCGACTGCAACGCCGGCGAGAAGTACGCCACGTACGAGACGGTGTCCACGACGGTCATGGGTGATCTGGCCGATGCTAGGGGGCGCGACCTTGCCAGTTACAGGTCCTTCCACTTCCTCCACAGGAGGCACATTATCCCGCGGCCTCCAAGTCAGAATCAGGCCGCCGGCGGCAATGGCGCGGCCACGGAGGAGGAGATacaggtgatgatgatgatggaggACCCGGGCGCCGCCCTGGAGCCAACAAACTTCACCACCGACGACGACCATAGGCGCCGCCGGCCGATCAGCCCAACAAGCATGGCTTGGCCGCCCTACCCCGACGACGCCGACATGGAGAGAGCACACGCGCCTGCTTGGACCAACTGGGCTCTGAGTAAGGAGCTGCAAGAGATGTGCGGCCCCAGGATGCGGAGGAGCCTGCGCGGGTCGTTCGACCGGAGCATTGTCGTCTGGCACATCGCCACCGACCTCTGCTTCCGCACGGACCCAAACAATCCGCGGGTGCAATTAAATTCCGATGCTCGCAGCAATGCTGCATCCTCAGGGTCAGGCCTTCCTCCATGGTGTTGCCCTCCATTATTCCTGCAGGCCGGCCAAGGGCGCCGTGCAGGTGCAGCAGCGGGGAACGCCGCACTAGGGTCGCCGTCCTACGACGAGGTCCTGCGCAATTTCATGAGCTGCGCAGCGTCCATATCCGACTACATGGCTCACCTGCTCAACTACCACCCGGAGATGCTGCTGACCGGCAGCAGGCAGCACCTGGTCACCGAAGCCATACGCGAGATGGAGGACATCCTGCACCACGACATAACAATGTACAAGGGGGATAGCCATGGCCGCACCGGCGAGCAGCCCAGCACAGAGGTCCTGAACCGTATCATCGAGGTGTACTCGGAGTGGAGGCCGGCGAGCAAGAAGCTGCGCATCAACCGGAGCAGGAACAAGGTCGACCTTCctggagaggaggcggcggcggcgacgggcggcgctgcggacgaggaggaggtaTCTCTGTTCCACATCCCCCAGGCATGCAGGGTTGCCAAGGAGCTAAGGGAGATCGAGGACGCGGACGTGCGCTGGCACCTCATGTACCGCGTGTGGCTGGGCATGCTGTGCTACTCCGCCAGCATGTGCAGGGGCTACCTGCACGCCAAGAGCTTGGGCGAAGGCGGCGAGTTCCTCTCCTACCTCTGGCTCGTCCTCTCGCTCAGAGGGGCCGAGACCTTGGCCGACAAGCTCCAGATGCCCGAGGGAGATGACTACGACGATGAACTACTTGCAGACGACGATGACACCCCGAACCAGCAGGAGCGTCGTCGGTTTTAG